One Paenisporosarcina sp. FSL H8-0542 genomic region harbors:
- a CDS encoding bifunctional adenosylcobinamide kinase/adenosylcobinamide-phosphate guanylyltransferase: MQVYIGGANNGKRAYVRQLVVEQEVQWIECADNKDLPKANAQTIVLAGVEAFVEHHINSPEERVIQDFMKTLNTYRAQSDVILIVTENGRGIVPIEAETRELRDRFGRLCQQIFKEATNVTRIWYGLTESLK; the protein is encoded by the coding sequence ATGCAAGTCTATATCGGTGGAGCGAATAACGGCAAGCGAGCGTATGTCAGACAACTAGTAGTTGAACAAGAAGTGCAATGGATTGAATGTGCAGATAATAAGGACTTGCCAAAAGCGAACGCTCAGACAATCGTTCTTGCTGGGGTGGAAGCTTTTGTTGAGCATCATATAAACAGTCCAGAAGAACGGGTCATTCAAGATTTCATGAAAACATTAAATACATATCGCGCACAAAGTGATGTCATATTGATTGTGACAGAAAACGGACGTGGAATAGTACCAATCGAAGCCGAAACACGTGAACTTCGAGATCGATTTGGCAGGTTATGCCAACAGATTTTCAAAGAAGCAACAAACGTTACACGTATTTGGTATGGCTTAACTGAATCATTAAAATAG
- a CDS encoding histidine phosphatase family protein — protein sequence MAVDFRLTLIRHLPTLANVERRYIGWSDESINQLSYVDIQGILSPEIIYGSDLIRCHQTASIFYPKSSYQSSPAFREMSFGDWELKTYEDLKEDANYQKWVSNPDEISPPNGEFLHQMATRVLIGLKSIPCNHPVVVTHGGPIRIVLHKFAPDVRDFWSRDVKHGDKWTLHWDSRKSFEEERRCKSISVERITASERMSDN from the coding sequence ATGGCTGTTGATTTTCGTCTTACTTTAATACGGCATCTGCCGACCTTAGCGAATGTTGAAAGACGCTACATCGGTTGGAGTGACGAATCAATTAACCAGTTGTCATATGTAGATATTCAAGGGATTTTGTCCCCGGAGATTATTTACGGAAGTGACCTAATACGGTGCCATCAAACAGCTTCCATTTTTTATCCTAAATCATCCTACCAAAGTTCACCAGCTTTTCGTGAGATGTCCTTTGGTGACTGGGAGCTAAAGACTTATGAGGACTTAAAGGAAGATGCCAACTATCAAAAGTGGGTGTCTAATCCAGATGAAATATCCCCTCCAAACGGTGAGTTTTTACACCAGATGGCTACACGCGTTCTAATTGGTCTAAAAAGTATTCCTTGCAATCATCCAGTTGTAGTAACACATGGTGGACCTATTCGTATTGTGCTCCATAAGTTTGCACCAGATGTGCGTGATTTTTGGTCAAGGGATGTCAAACACGGGGACAAATGGACATTACACTGGGACAGTCGTAAGAGCTTTGAGGAGGAAAGAAGATGCAAGTCTATATCGGTGGAGCGAATAACGGCAAGCGAGCGTATGTCAGACAACTAG